The following proteins come from a genomic window of Megalobrama amblycephala isolate DHTTF-2021 linkage group LG1, ASM1881202v1, whole genome shotgun sequence:
- the LOC125269082 gene encoding hemoglobin embryonic subunit alpha-like codes for MSLSAKDKATVKALWAKIAGKADDIGHDALSRMLAVYPQTKTYFSHWKDLSSGSAPVRKHGKTVMTGVGEAVSKIDDLTNGLLSLSELHAFQLRVDPANFKILSHNILVVLATLFPTDFTPEAHVAMDKFLSALSLALSEKYR; via the exons ATGAGTCTCAGTGCCAAAGACAAAGCTACCGTCAAAGCCCTTTGGGCCAAGATCGCAGGAAAAGCTGACGACATTGGTCATGATGCTCTTTCTAG GATGTTGGCGGTCTACCCACAGACCAAAACCTATTTCTCTCACTGGAAAGACCTGAGCTCCGGCTCTGCCCCAGTGAGGAAGCACGGGAAGACTGTGATGACTGGCGTTGGTGAGGCTGTCAGCAAAATCGACGACCTTACTAATGGCCTTCTGAGCCTCAGCGAGCTTCATGCTTTCCAGCTGAGAGTTGACCCCGCCAATTTTAAG ATTCTGTCCCACAACATACTCGTGGTTCTGGCCACCTTGTTCCCCACCGATTTCACTCCTGAGGCCCATGTTGCTATGGACAAGTTCCTCTCTGCTTTGTCTCTGGCTCTGTCCGAGAAGTACAGATGA
- the LOC125269050 gene encoding hemoglobin subunit beta-2-like — translation MVVWTEFERTTIQDIFSKMKYEVVGPQALARCLIVYPWTQRYFGKFGNLYNAAAIMGNPMVAAHGTVVLHGLDRAVKNMDNIKATYAELSVLHSEKLHVDPDNFRLLADCLTVVVAGQMGASFTPEVQAAFQKFIAVVISALGRQYH, via the exons ATGGTTGTGTGGACAGAATTTGAGAGGACCACCATCCAGGACATCTTCTCCAAGATGAAATACGAAGTCGTTGGTCCTCAAGCCCTGGCAAG ATGTCTTATCGTGTACCCCTGGACCCAGCGGTACTTCGGCAAATTTGGAAACCTCTACAACGCCGCTGCTATCATGGGAAACCCCATGGTTGCTGCTCACGGTACAGTTGTGCTCCATGGCCTGGACAGAGCTGTGAAGAACATGGACAACATCAAAGCCACCTATGCTGAACTAAGTGTGCTGCACTCTGAGAAGCTCCACGTAGATCCTGACAACTTCAGG CTTTTGGCTGACTGCTTAACCGTCGTTGTTGCTGGACAAATGGGTGCTTCATTCACACCCGAAGTACAGGCCGCTTTTCAGAAATTCATCGCCGTCGTGATCTCCGCCCTTGGAAGACAGTATCACTAG
- the LOC125269029 gene encoding hemoglobin subunit beta-2 — protein MVEWTEFERATIQDIFSKMNYEVVGPQALARCLIVYPWTQRYFGNFGNLYNAAAIMGNPMVAAHGKVVLHGLDRAVKNMDNIKATYAELSVLHSEKLHVDPDNFRLLADCLTVVVAGQLGASFTPEVQAAFQKFIAVVISALGRQYH, from the exons ATGGTTGAGTGGACAGAATTTGAGAGGGCCACCATCCAGGACATCTTTTCCAAGATGAACTACGAAGTCGTTGGTCCTCAAGCCCTGGCAAG ATGTCTTATCGTGTACCCCTGGACCCAGCGGTACTTCGGCAATTTTGGAAACCTCTACAACGCCGCTGCTATCATGGGAAACCCCATGGTTGCTGCTCACGGTAAAGTTGTGCTCCATGGCCTGGACAGAGCTGTGAAGAACATGGACAACATCAAAGCCACCTATGCTGAACTAAGTGTGCTGCACTCTGAGAAGCTCCACGTAGATCCTGACAACTTCAGG CTTTTGGCTGACTGCTTAACCGTCGTTGTTGCTGGACAACTGGGTGCTTCATTCACACCCGAAGTCCAGGCCGCTTTTCAGAAATTCATCGCCGTCGTGATCTCCGCCCTTGGAAGACAGTATCACTAG
- the LOC125269038 gene encoding hemoglobin subunit beta-2-like, with protein MVVWTEFERATIQDIFSKMNYEVVGPQALARCLIVYPWTQRYFGNFGNLYNAAAIMGNPMVAAHGKVVLRGLDRAVKNMDNIKATYAELSVLHSEKLHVDPDNFRLLADCLTVVVAGQMGASFTPEVQAAFQKFIAVVISALGKQYH; from the exons ATGGTTGTGTGGACAGAATTTGAGAGGGCCACCATCCAGGACATCTTTTCCAAGATGAACTACGAAGTCGTTGGTCCTCAAGCCCTGGCAAG ATGTCTTATCGTGTACCCCTGGACCCAGCGGTACTTCGGCAATTTTGGAAACCTCTACAACGCCGCTGCTATCATGGGAAACCCCATGGTTGCTGCTCACGGTAAAGTTGTGCTCCGTGGCCTGGACAGAGCTGTGAAGAACATGGACAACATCAAAGCCACCTATGCTGAACTAAGTGTGCTGCACTCTGAGAAGCTCCACGTAGATCCTGACAACTTCAGG CTTTTGGCTGACTGCTTAACCGTCGTTGTTGCTGGACAAATGGGTGCTTCATTCACACCCGAAGTCCAGGCCGCTTTTCAGAAATTCATCGCCGTCGTGATCTCCGCCCTTGGAAAACAGTATCACTAG
- the LOC125269074 gene encoding hemoglobin embryonic subunit alpha-like gives MSLTAKDKATVKALWAKIAGKADDIGHDALSRMLAVYPQTKTYFSHWKDLSPGSAPVRKHGKTVMTGVGEAVSKIDDLTNGLLSLSELHAFQLRVDPANFKILSHNILVVLATLFPTDFTPEAHVAMDKFLSALSLALSEKYR, from the exons ATGAGTCTCACCGCCAAAGACAAAGCTACCGTCAAAGCCCTTTGGGCCAAGATCGCAGGAAAAGCTGACGACATTGGTCATGATGCTCTTTCTAG GATGTTGGCGGTCTACCCACAGACCAAAACCTATTTCTCTCACTGGAAAGACCTGAGCCCCGGCTCTGCCCCAGTGAGGAAGCACGGGAAAACTGTGATGACTGGCGTTGGTGAGGCTGTCAGCAAAATCGACGACCTTACTAATGGTCTTCTGAGCCTCAGCGAGCTTCATGCTTTCCAGCTGAGAGTTGACCCCGCCAATTTCAAG ATTCTGTCCCACAACATACTCGTGGTTCTGGCCACCTTGTTCCCCACCGATTTCACTCCTGAGGCCCATGTTGCTATGGACAAGTTCCTCTCTGCTTTGTCTCTGGCTCTGTCCGAGAAGTACAGATGA
- the LOC125269088 gene encoding hemoglobin subunit alpha-2-like: MSLTTKDKATVKALWAKIAGKADDIGHDALSRMLAVYPQTKTYFSHWKDLSSGSAPVRKHGKTVMTGVGEAVSKIDDLTNGLLSLSELHAFQLRVDPANFKILSHNILVVLAILFPTDFTPEAHVAMDKFLSALSLALSEKYR, translated from the exons ATGAGTCTCACCACCAAAGACAAAGCTACCGTCAAAGCCCTTTGGGCCAAGATCGCAGGAAAAGCTGACGACATTGGTCATGATGCTCTTTCTAG GATGTTGGCGGTCTACCCACAGACCAAAACCTATTTCTCTCACTGGAAAGACCTGAGCTCCGGCTCTGCCCCAGTGAGGAAGCACGGGAAGACTGTGATGACTGGCGTTGGTGAGGCTGTCAGCAAAATCGACGACCTTACTAATGGCCTTCTGAGCCTCAGCGAGCTTCATGCTTTCCAGCTGAGAGTTGACCCTGCCAATTTTAAG ATTCTGTCCCATAACATACTCGTGGTTCTGGCCATTCTGTTCCCCACCGATTTCACTCCTGAGGCCCATGTTGCTATGGACAAGTTCCTCTCTGCTTTGTCTCTGGCTCTGTCCGAGAAGTACAGATGA